In Synechococcus sp. CC9616, the following are encoded in one genomic region:
- a CDS encoding alpha-ketoglutarate-dependent dioxygenase AlkB yields MTQSAQSGGQPWTLQMSWLPADEARWWRIRLMEQIDWQQPIVTLYGRRHPVPRMTAFLAADGLSYRYSGTVHQGTGWPEWFIPLLLKVSAASGTRFNGCLLNLYRSGDDRMGWHADDEPEINQAEPIASLSLGASRDFCLRLKQEAKEKHTLHLNDGDLLIMHPGCQQAWMHGVPTRRKISTSRINLTFRRFLIKASNAGNK; encoded by the coding sequence GTGACACAGTCTGCTCAATCAGGGGGGCAACCATGGACCCTTCAGATGTCGTGGTTGCCAGCCGATGAAGCCAGATGGTGGCGGATCCGATTGATGGAACAGATCGACTGGCAGCAACCGATCGTGACGCTGTACGGGCGACGACACCCAGTCCCGCGAATGACAGCGTTCCTGGCGGCCGATGGACTGAGTTACCGCTACAGCGGCACGGTGCATCAGGGCACGGGTTGGCCAGAGTGGTTCATCCCTCTGCTGTTGAAGGTGAGCGCAGCCAGCGGGACCAGGTTCAACGGATGCCTTCTCAACCTGTATCGCAGCGGTGACGACCGCATGGGTTGGCATGCCGACGACGAGCCCGAGATCAACCAGGCGGAACCGATCGCCTCACTTTCACTTGGCGCCAGCAGGGATTTTTGCCTACGCCTCAAACAAGAAGCAAAAGAAAAACACACGTTGCATTTGAACGATGGTGATCTTCTGATCATGCATCCAGGGTGTCAGCAGGCCTGGATGCATGGCGTACCGACCCGTCGAAAAATTTCAACATCACGCATCAACCTCACCTTCAGACGTTTTCTGATAAAGGCAAGCAATGCCGGAAACAAATGA
- a CDS encoding glutathione S-transferase family protein, protein MTLTLYGAPQTRVSMPRWYLEEKGIPYELTMLDLAGQEHRKPDYLAINPFGKLPALVDSGMAGGDGQPLSLFESGAILQHLEDHYSGEQRSAVERSLTTQWLLFANATLAIALFVPSNREREFPRLMQELNRQLASGRPLVGESWGAADCAVTAYLAYLPIFFPQEDLSPYPAIQQLIAQTRQRPAYRKVMGMD, encoded by the coding sequence ATGACGCTCACCCTCTACGGAGCCCCGCAGACCAGGGTGTCGATGCCGCGCTGGTATCTCGAAGAGAAGGGCATTCCCTATGAGCTGACGATGCTGGATCTTGCAGGTCAAGAGCATCGAAAGCCGGACTACCTGGCCATCAATCCCTTCGGCAAGCTGCCCGCGCTTGTTGATTCCGGCATGGCCGGGGGCGATGGTCAGCCGTTGTCTCTTTTTGAATCGGGAGCGATCCTGCAACATCTCGAGGATCACTACAGCGGCGAGCAGAGGTCTGCCGTGGAGCGATCGCTCACAACCCAATGGCTGCTGTTTGCGAATGCCACCCTGGCCATTGCTTTGTTTGTTCCCAGCAACCGGGAACGGGAGTTTCCCCGCCTCATGCAGGAGCTCAATCGGCAGCTGGCATCTGGTCGGCCGCTTGTGGGTGAGTCCTGGGGGGCTGCGGACTGTGCGGTGACGGCCTATCTCGCCTACCTACCGATTTTCTTCCCGCAAGAAGATCTTTCTCCATATCCAGCGATTCAGCAATTGATCGCTCAAACGCGTCAGCGTCCGGCTTATCGCAAGGTGATGGGCATGGACTGA
- a CDS encoding SGNH/GDSL hydrolase family protein — MTSTLVILGASLMDAGNIAGLAPVIGREPFVDSIYDKGGNVRASDGSVLGEHFVRRMGGDPMNRQLFDVLSIEPAQSVDVHNYAHGGAQSDGEPSQSLFGLRVGIGLADQVQSMQQRADFYQSHSDVDVLISSGGNDLLNTLGDLKPFERVLSTEKNNDDRRFMRSISRPISRNIIRAVDDITGLVDEMVVIGTLPISETPRARRRASKVKGARQEDVLELLDAISLDLQRRLGKAFDSRPDVALLDGRSLWTQLDNPVFLDDEHPNSRTSKRFATLAVPLAAEQLQSFGFDA, encoded by the coding sequence GTGACGTCCACTCTCGTGATTCTTGGGGCGAGCCTTATGGATGCCGGCAATATTGCTGGTCTGGCCCCCGTGATCGGACGCGAGCCTTTTGTTGACTCGATCTATGACAAAGGGGGAAACGTTCGCGCCTCCGACGGCTCTGTGCTGGGTGAGCATTTCGTGCGGCGTATGGGTGGCGACCCGATGAATCGTCAGCTGTTTGATGTGCTCTCGATTGAGCCTGCGCAATCCGTCGATGTTCACAACTACGCCCATGGTGGAGCTCAGTCTGATGGAGAACCCAGTCAGTCGTTGTTTGGTCTCCGCGTGGGGATTGGTTTGGCCGATCAAGTTCAGTCCATGCAACAACGTGCTGACTTCTATCAATCGCATTCTGATGTGGATGTTTTGATTTCCTCCGGCGGCAATGATCTTCTCAACACCCTTGGTGACCTGAAACCTTTTGAACGGGTTTTATCAACAGAGAAAAACAATGACGACAGACGTTTCATGCGTTCCATTAGTCGTCCCATCAGCCGCAACATCATCCGTGCCGTTGATGACATCACAGGTCTCGTTGATGAGATGGTTGTGATTGGTACGCTGCCAATCAGCGAGACACCGCGGGCCCGCAGACGTGCTTCAAAAGTGAAAGGCGCACGACAGGAGGATGTTCTTGAACTGCTCGACGCCATCAGTCTTGATCTTCAACGACGGCTCGGCAAAGCCTTTGATTCACGCCCTGACGTGGCCTTGCTCGATGGCCGCTCCCTTTGGACGCAGTTGGACAATCCCGTTTTTTTGGATGATGAACATCCGAACAGTCGCACAAGCAAGCGATTCGCGACCCTTGCCGTTCCACTTGCCGCTGAGCAGTTGCAGAGCTTTGGATTCGATGCATGA
- a CDS encoding Rieske 2Fe-2S domain-containing protein — MHPTWTEQWWPVSYLQDLDPKKPSRFTLLERDLVIWWDSAGESWRVFPDVCPHRLVPLSEGRLNAEGQLECPYHGWSFDGDGQCKTIPQAEEGTKSEGRRSRCASLPTASGQGLLFVWMGSPDAADLTSLPLVPVLEEQPESWTIQDTFRDLPMDAVTLLENVLDVSHVPFTHHKTVGKRENASPVLATITREDAHGFEAYWEEGPRRGTLGSQATQFMAPQLMWHDLTAKGFARILTVVYAVPIRRGECRLFARFPFQFQAAAPKLLIGLRPRWLQHIGNHKVLEDDQVFLHWQERVLERNGGSAASERAFFLPTRADVYVAALHRWINGNGGEPFAGQPLPPRQGTDVLMDRYHSHTVNCRSCATALRRIQAIRPWLWGGLWTSAALISWDGWLWPALSIAVLMAVLLKQTASWQKGLTVGDGQAPRNKMS; from the coding sequence ATGCATCCCACCTGGACCGAGCAATGGTGGCCCGTGTCCTACCTGCAGGATCTTGATCCGAAAAAACCCAGTCGCTTCACGTTGCTGGAACGTGATCTCGTGATCTGGTGGGACAGCGCTGGAGAAAGCTGGAGGGTGTTCCCGGATGTCTGCCCTCACCGTCTGGTTCCCCTCAGCGAAGGCCGGCTCAACGCAGAGGGGCAACTGGAATGCCCTTATCACGGCTGGAGTTTTGATGGAGACGGCCAGTGCAAAACCATCCCTCAGGCGGAGGAGGGGACCAAATCAGAGGGCCGACGATCCCGTTGCGCCAGTTTGCCGACCGCGAGCGGACAGGGATTGTTGTTTGTCTGGATGGGCTCTCCGGATGCGGCTGATCTCACCTCCTTGCCACTGGTACCGGTCCTCGAGGAACAGCCCGAGAGCTGGACGATTCAGGACACTTTTCGCGATCTCCCAATGGATGCCGTCACCCTGCTGGAGAACGTCCTGGATGTGAGCCACGTTCCCTTCACACACCACAAAACCGTGGGCAAACGCGAGAACGCATCTCCGGTTCTGGCCACGATCACCCGAGAGGACGCTCATGGATTCGAGGCCTACTGGGAGGAGGGCCCACGTCGCGGAACACTCGGTTCACAGGCCACCCAATTCATGGCACCCCAGCTGATGTGGCATGACCTCACGGCCAAGGGATTCGCACGCATCCTCACCGTTGTTTACGCCGTCCCGATCCGCCGGGGGGAATGCCGACTGTTTGCACGTTTTCCCTTCCAGTTTCAGGCCGCTGCCCCGAAACTGCTGATCGGCCTGCGGCCCCGATGGCTCCAGCACATCGGAAACCACAAGGTTCTCGAGGACGACCAGGTCTTCCTGCATTGGCAGGAGCGTGTTCTTGAGCGGAACGGTGGCAGCGCAGCCAGCGAACGCGCCTTTTTTCTGCCTACAAGAGCCGATGTCTATGTGGCTGCTCTCCATCGCTGGATCAATGGCAATGGTGGCGAGCCATTTGCGGGTCAACCACTACCTCCAAGACAGGGGACTGACGTCCTGATGGATCGCTATCACAGTCACACGGTGAACTGCCGCAGCTGTGCAACCGCCTTGCGACGGATTCAAGCGATCAGACCTTGGCTGTGGGGAGGCTTGTGGACGTCTGCAGCATTGATCAGCTGGGATGGTTGGTTATGGCCAGCACTGTCAATAGCTGTACTGATGGCTGTTCTGCTGAAGCAAACCGCCAGCTGGCAGAAGGGTCTCACCGTTGGAGATGGCCAGGCACCTCGCAACAAGATGTCGTAG
- a CDS encoding homoserine O-succinyltransferase, translating into MALILPRSYHKIESVERNRISWIEPEQAERQDIRALRIGILNIMPLGKQYEFNLLHPLGLSVLQIEPIWIRLNSHAYKSWDQGHLDELYISWEEAMARGPLDGLIITGAPVEHLAFEQVSYWRELVELIEEARRNCASTLGLCWAGFALAYLAGVDKVSFDRKLFGIYPLRSLVPGHSLMGTQDDRFVCPQSRHAGLEDAAMESAQRQGRLRLLAHGERVGYTIFETPDQRQLMHLGHPEYSVGRLRTEMERDKARGDVPPPENFNPDQAQTLWRSHRNLLFQQWLWFCYQRVSLSA; encoded by the coding sequence ATGGCGCTGATCCTTCCCCGCAGTTACCACAAGATCGAGTCGGTCGAACGCAACCGGATCTCCTGGATTGAGCCGGAACAGGCGGAACGCCAGGACATCCGCGCACTGCGGATCGGCATCCTGAACATCATGCCGCTGGGCAAGCAGTACGAATTCAACCTGCTGCACCCCCTCGGCCTGTCGGTGCTCCAGATCGAACCGATCTGGATCCGTCTCAATTCCCACGCCTACAAAAGCTGGGATCAGGGCCACCTCGATGAGCTGTACATCAGCTGGGAAGAGGCGATGGCCAGAGGCCCACTGGACGGATTGATCATCACTGGTGCCCCTGTGGAACATCTCGCCTTCGAGCAGGTGAGCTACTGGCGGGAGTTGGTGGAACTGATCGAGGAGGCGCGCCGCAACTGCGCGAGCACCCTCGGACTTTGCTGGGCTGGGTTTGCCCTCGCCTATCTGGCAGGCGTGGACAAGGTTTCCTTTGACCGCAAGCTGTTTGGGATTTATCCACTGCGCAGCCTGGTGCCTGGCCACTCACTGATGGGCACCCAGGACGACCGCTTCGTCTGCCCACAAAGCCGCCATGCCGGCCTTGAGGATGCCGCCATGGAATCCGCTCAGCGTCAGGGCCGCCTGCGCTTGCTCGCCCATGGCGAGCGGGTGGGATATACCATCTTCGAAACGCCTGACCAGCGGCAACTGATGCATCTCGGTCACCCCGAATACAGCGTGGGACGCCTGCGTACGGAGATGGAGCGTGACAAGGCACGGGGTGATGTGCCCCCTCCCGAGAATTTCAATCCAGACCAGGCCCAGACGTTGTGGAGATCACACAGGAATCTGCTGTTCCAGCAGTGGCTCTGGTTCTGTTATCAGCGCGTGAGTCTCAGCGCCTGA
- a CDS encoding phosphotransferase enzyme family protein, whose protein sequence is MSEALEAIADRFHPRERITEIRALGSGNVNETFLVTHEGTYKGGQNGAFVMQRLNTNVFERPDLVMRNLVALGDHVQRRLAVPPPELRGRRWEVPRVVPCRQQFLWVEHNGQFWRSISYIGAATTTDVIRGREHAREVGYGLGMFHSLISDLPANNLADTLENFHVTPTYLDRYDQVVSMQPPDPGDALLNQACGFIETRRLGIDILESALARGELQHRPIHGDPKINNVMIDESTGQAVGLIDLDTVKPGLIHYDIGDCLRSCCNPAGEEADNPEDAHFDLSLCEAILAGYLSVARGFLSDWDLHYLPDCIRLIPLELGLRFLTDHLEGDVYFHTDDPGHNLRRAAVQFQLTKSIEAQLPAIRSLVDDLTKPEAGHP, encoded by the coding sequence ATGTCCGAAGCCCTGGAAGCCATTGCTGACCGCTTCCATCCGCGCGAACGGATCACTGAGATCCGAGCCCTTGGCTCCGGCAACGTCAACGAAACCTTCCTGGTGACCCATGAGGGCACTTACAAGGGCGGACAGAACGGCGCTTTCGTGATGCAACGTCTGAACACCAATGTGTTCGAGCGACCCGATCTCGTGATGCGCAACCTGGTCGCTCTCGGCGACCACGTCCAGAGGCGGCTGGCTGTACCCCCTCCGGAACTGAGAGGTAGGCGCTGGGAGGTTCCCAGAGTTGTGCCCTGTCGCCAACAGTTTCTCTGGGTTGAACACAATGGCCAGTTCTGGCGTTCGATTTCCTACATCGGTGCAGCCACCACCACCGATGTGATCCGGGGCCGTGAGCACGCCCGCGAAGTGGGCTATGGCCTCGGCATGTTCCACAGCCTGATCAGCGACCTCCCTGCAAACAACCTCGCCGACACGCTGGAGAACTTCCACGTAACGCCAACGTATTTAGATCGTTACGATCAGGTGGTCAGCATGCAACCCCCTGATCCTGGCGATGCCTTGCTGAACCAGGCCTGCGGCTTCATCGAGACGCGCCGACTCGGAATCGACATTTTGGAAAGCGCCCTGGCACGCGGTGAACTGCAGCACCGGCCGATCCATGGAGATCCCAAGATCAACAACGTGATGATTGATGAATCCACCGGTCAGGCCGTCGGCCTGATTGATCTCGACACGGTGAAGCCAGGCCTGATCCACTACGACATCGGGGATTGTTTGCGCTCCTGCTGCAATCCAGCGGGAGAAGAAGCGGACAACCCAGAGGATGCACATTTCGACCTATCTCTCTGTGAGGCGATCCTGGCGGGATATCTCAGCGTGGCGCGTGGTTTTCTCAGCGATTGGGATCTGCATTACCTGCCGGACTGCATCCGTCTGATTCCTCTTGAACTGGGTTTGCGTTTTCTCACCGATCACCTGGAGGGTGACGTCTACTTTCATACCGATGACCCGGGCCACAACCTCCGCAGAGCCGCCGTGCAATTTCAGCTCACCAAAAGCATCGAAGCCCAGCTGCCTGCGATCCGCAGCCTGGTGGACGATCTGACCAAACCTGAAGCCGGGCATCCCTGA
- a CDS encoding DOMON-like domain-containing protein — protein MARPAVMLRQASSLVAFEQQLPEKVRLSAELIWSSDGWIELSYGILMPASGGIGDLVLPDGLIDGVQPAGQRRDHLWETTCCEAFLAIPGDENYWEINLSPNGDWAVYRFDRYRDGQRNQELDSPPVIRLKRRHHQLRLDARLPLSSWWPAGLCPDMSLTAVLEEKTLGVSHWALRHDQDKADFHRRSTFLKP, from the coding sequence GTGGCTCGTCCCGCAGTCATGCTGCGCCAGGCGTCGAGCCTCGTGGCCTTTGAACAGCAGCTGCCTGAGAAGGTGCGGCTCAGCGCTGAACTGATCTGGAGCTCAGACGGATGGATTGAGCTCAGTTACGGCATTTTGATGCCGGCCTCTGGAGGCATCGGCGACCTTGTTCTTCCCGATGGCCTGATCGACGGTGTGCAGCCCGCTGGGCAGCGTCGGGATCATCTCTGGGAAACCACCTGCTGTGAAGCCTTTCTGGCAATTCCAGGAGATGAGAACTACTGGGAAATCAACCTGTCTCCAAATGGAGACTGGGCTGTTTACCGCTTCGATCGCTATCGCGACGGACAACGCAATCAGGAGCTCGACAGTCCTCCCGTCATCCGGCTGAAACGTCGTCATCATCAACTCAGACTCGATGCCCGCCTGCCCTTGAGCTCCTGGTGGCCAGCAGGGCTGTGCCCAGACATGTCGCTCACCGCTGTGTTGGAGGAGAAGACCCTGGGGGTGAGCCACTGGGCGCTGCGCCACGACCAGGACAAGGCCGATTTCCACCGCCGCAGCACCTTCCTTAAGCCCTGA
- a CDS encoding transglycosylase SLT domain-containing protein, which produces MRIRPIVLIPSLITVLGVSMAVLHSQQRSATAVESVAAAPVQADPVQRRYPVVPSDPTSTATLLAEVETALRDPTTPQQQLPDLGHQQQVIYRVLSADVPHSQLVLAALPQRWRSVAERHLAARREFLRMSRGRRPSVLPAWRIIEPEPAEQLISHYKKAEAATGIAWEVLAAVNLVETGMGRIDGVSVANAQGPMQFLPTTWAEAGIGQGDIRDPHDAIQAAARYLVRRGGLQDIRRGLWGYNNSDYYGKAVMLYASLIEEDPSAYTGLYHWEIHFNADTGDLWLPVGYIQRTPISVQDYLRRHPSSRAPQ; this is translated from the coding sequence ATGCGGATCCGTCCGATCGTGCTGATCCCCTCCCTCATCACTGTTCTGGGAGTCTCGATGGCTGTTCTGCACAGTCAACAGCGGAGCGCAACAGCCGTCGAGTCCGTGGCAGCTGCACCTGTTCAGGCAGATCCGGTTCAACGCCGTTACCCCGTTGTCCCCTCCGACCCGACAAGCACGGCAACCCTGCTGGCGGAAGTGGAAACAGCTCTTCGCGATCCGACCACACCGCAGCAGCAGCTGCCGGACCTTGGCCACCAACAGCAGGTCATCTATCGGGTGCTGTCGGCCGATGTTCCGCACTCCCAGCTGGTTCTTGCCGCACTGCCCCAGCGCTGGCGAAGTGTGGCTGAACGGCACCTGGCAGCACGTAGAGAGTTCCTGCGCATGAGCCGGGGACGACGCCCCTCGGTACTGCCGGCCTGGCGAATCATTGAACCGGAACCCGCCGAGCAGCTGATCTCTCACTACAAGAAAGCGGAAGCAGCCACCGGCATTGCCTGGGAAGTGCTGGCTGCGGTGAATCTCGTGGAGACGGGCATGGGGCGGATCGATGGTGTGTCGGTGGCGAATGCCCAGGGGCCTATGCAGTTCCTGCCCACCACCTGGGCTGAAGCAGGAATCGGACAAGGGGATATCCGCGATCCCCACGACGCGATCCAGGCAGCAGCGCGTTATTTGGTGCGACGCGGTGGTCTCCAGGACATCCGCCGCGGCCTCTGGGGCTACAACAACAGTGATTACTACGGCAAGGCGGTGATGCTGTACGCCTCGCTGATCGAAGAGGACCCGAGCGCTTACACCGGCCTCTATCACTGGGAGATTCACTTCAATGCCGATACAGGCGATCTCTGGCTCCCGGTTGGATACATCCAACGCACACCGATCAGCGTTCAGGACTATCTGCGGCGGCACCCGTCCAGCAGGGCCCCGCAGTGA
- a CDS encoding O-acetylhomoserine aminocarboxypropyltransferase/cysteine synthase family protein encodes MSLRFETLQLHAGQSPDPATNARAVPIYQTSSYVFNDAEHGANLFGLKEFGNIYTRLMNPTTDVFEKRVAALEGGMAAVATASGQSAQFLAITNCMQAGDNFVSTSFLYGGTYNQFKVQFPRLGIDVRFADGDEVESFAAKIDDNTKGIYVEAMGNPRFNIPDFKGLSSLAKERGIPLIVDNTLGACGALMKPIDHGADVVVESATKWIGGHGTSLGGVIVDAGTFDWGNGKFPLMSQPSPAYHGLVHWDAFGFGSEICKMLGVPDNRNVAFALRARVESLRDWGPAISPFNSFLLLQGLETLSLRVERHTDNAMALASWLQGHPKVANVSYPGLAGDPYNSRAKEYLTGRGMGCMLMFSLTGGYDDAVRFIDSLKLASHLANVGDAKTLVIHPASTTHQQLSEEEQASAGVTPTMVRVSVGLEHIDDIKADFEQALAVLT; translated from the coding sequence ATGTCCCTGCGTTTCGAAACTCTTCAGCTACACGCCGGCCAATCCCCTGATCCCGCCACCAATGCACGGGCGGTGCCGATCTACCAAACAAGCTCCTATGTGTTCAACGACGCTGAACATGGAGCCAATCTTTTCGGGCTGAAGGAATTCGGGAACATCTACACCCGTCTGATGAACCCCACGACCGATGTCTTCGAAAAACGGGTCGCGGCGCTGGAAGGTGGTATGGCAGCGGTGGCAACGGCCTCCGGACAGTCCGCACAGTTCCTGGCGATCACCAACTGCATGCAGGCTGGAGACAACTTTGTTTCCACATCATTTCTCTACGGCGGAACCTACAACCAGTTCAAGGTGCAGTTCCCGCGCCTCGGCATCGACGTTCGCTTCGCCGATGGCGATGAAGTGGAGAGCTTTGCCGCCAAGATCGACGACAACACAAAAGGGATCTACGTCGAGGCGATGGGCAACCCTCGTTTCAACATTCCCGATTTCAAAGGACTCTCATCACTGGCGAAGGAACGCGGCATCCCACTGATCGTGGACAACACTCTGGGTGCCTGCGGGGCTTTGATGAAGCCGATTGACCATGGTGCCGATGTGGTGGTGGAAAGTGCCACGAAATGGATCGGAGGTCATGGAACCAGCCTTGGTGGCGTCATCGTTGATGCCGGCACCTTCGACTGGGGCAACGGCAAGTTTCCACTGATGAGCCAGCCGAGTCCCGCTTACCACGGCCTCGTCCACTGGGATGCCTTCGGATTCGGCAGCGAGATCTGCAAGATGCTGGGCGTTCCGGACAACCGCAACGTCGCCTTCGCTTTGCGTGCTCGCGTGGAGAGTCTGCGGGACTGGGGCCCGGCGATTAGCCCGTTCAACAGCTTTTTGCTCCTCCAGGGATTGGAGACGTTGAGTCTTCGGGTGGAACGTCACACCGACAACGCCATGGCCCTCGCGAGCTGGCTTCAGGGGCATCCGAAGGTAGCCAATGTCAGCTACCCGGGGCTGGCTGGAGATCCATACAACAGCCGGGCCAAGGAGTACCTGACCGGTCGAGGCATGGGCTGCATGCTGATGTTCTCCCTCACCGGTGGCTATGACGATGCCGTGCGGTTCATTGACAGTCTCAAGCTGGCGAGCCATCTGGCCAACGTTGGCGATGCCAAAACCCTTGTGATCCATCCGGCCTCCACCACCCATCAACAGCTCAGCGAGGAGGAACAGGCCTCTGCAGGGGTGACGCCGACGATGGTGAGGGTGTCCGTGGGACTGGAGCACATCGACGACATCAAAGCCGACTTCGAGCAAGCCCTCGCTGTTCTGACCTAA